One Brachyspira hampsonii genomic window, TGTTGCCTGCTAATGTTATTATTGCTCTTTCTACTAAGGCATCATCTCCGTAGAATTTTCTTTTTATTTCTGCTCCGCTTTTTAATTTTTTACCTAATATGAAATCTCTGACAGCCTGAGGAGATAAATTCCAATTTTTCGGCTTACTATTTTTATCTTCTTTTTTCAAAACTTCAAGTTCATCTTTATAAAGTTCTTCCATTAAAGGTTTCTGATGGATTTTTTCTTCATTATTATTATCTTTTTTCATTGTTATAAAAAACTCCTTTATTTAGAAATAGTTTTTCTCTTTTCCCATAAAAATAAAGCTATTCCTGCTAATATAACAGTTATTCCTATAAACTGCTTAAAACTTATGCTTTCATGCAATATAAAGTATCCTAGTATACAAGTTCCTACAGCTTCGCCTAATATAGTCATAGAGATGATAGTCGCTGAAAAATATTTTAAAAGCCAAGTAAATATTACCTGTCCGAGCATAGTTGATATGAATGTAATTCCTAATATATTAATCCAAGTATTTAATGAATAACCTGTAAAAGGTGTATGCATTATAAAAGACAAAATTCCTAAAAAGATAAATGCACTGAAATATGTTAAACTAATCCAAGTTAAAGCTGATAATCTTTTTCTCGTATATTGCCCTATAATAAAGTATGTACTTATAAGTCCGGCAGATATAAAAGCTATAAAATCTCCAAGCAATGCTTTTGAGCTTATCTGAAAATCACCCCAGCCTATTATTACAGAACCCATAACTGCTATAATAAAACCCAAAATAGCTAATTTAGTGTACTCCTCTTTAAAAAAGAAATGTCCTGCTATAAAGGCAAATAAAGGCTGCAATGTTACTATCACTGTAGAGCTTGCAACAGATGTAAGGCTTAATGATTGAAACCATAAAAAGTAATGAAGTGCTAGTGAAAATCCTGATATCACAGAGAGTATTATTTCTTTTTTACTAAAAGATAAAAGTTCTTCTCTTGAAGTTTTTTTTGATATTGTTATCACAGATATAAAACAAAATGATATAAATATTCTATAAAATGCTATTATAGATGAAGGAGCATTAGCAAGCTTAACAAATATTGCAGAAGCAGATAGTGCCATGACTCCTATAAGTAAGAATAAAGCCATAAAAATTAAACCTTAAATTAATTACAATATAATATATTAAAAAAATACTATTGCAAGATAAATACCTTCAAACTATTAAATTTAAATATTTTTCTCTAAATCCCGCCCTTTAGGTTTTTTGCATTCATTTCAAATGATAGTAATATTCATATATTCTGCTTAATTTAAAAAAGCATGCCCGCCCTAGTATTGATTAGATTTAAAAAATTATTTAACGCACGGTAAATGAGCTTTTATTTATTGTTTTAATTATAATTTCAAAATAATCATATATTAAAAATTTTATTCTGCGTGCGGTTTAGAAAGCAATAAATTTAAAATAAACCTGGGTGGGTGTCTATATTTCTAATTAAACAATAAAAAAGCAGAAATTATAAACTTCAAAATAAAATAAAAAGCATGGAGGGCGGGCAGATGAAAATAAATTTTATTTTTTAATAATTTTGTTTTGTAAATTCAATAAAAAATTGTAAAAACTCTTTGACAAAAGTTCAATTTTTCAGTATATATAATATGTAATAATTTAATATATCAGTAAAGGAGCTTATTTTGTCTTATGAAGAAGTATATTTTTATCATAATGGTATTGATTTCTAATATAGTTTTCGGATACAATCAGACATTTAAAGTAGGTGAATATATAAAGTATGATGTTTTAGCACAGGTTCCGGAATTTAATATAAGCGGAAAAGTCGGCACACTCGAAGCCAAAGTTCTTGCTATAAGCAATGTAAATGGAGTCCCAGCATACCATTTATATGCCCATGTTTATACTACAGGAGCAGCTAATTGGGTTTATAAAGTAAGCGATATATTTGAAGCATGGATAAGCACTAATGATTTTAAACCTATAGTTTTAAAGAAAGATACTTCAGAAGGAGATTGGACTAATAAAGAATCTTTAACTTTTTATGATAACTATTATCTATTCAATGACAAAAGAACAGTTGATGAAAAAGTAGAATTTGAAGGCATGGCATTTGATGCTTTATCACTAGTATTCTTTATGCGTTTCGTAGACAAAAATATCGGCACATTTAAAGTTAATTGGCTTGAAGGAAAAAATGTCAAAAAAGATATAAGATTTACTATAGAAAACGGAGAAGATTTAAAAACAAAGTTGGAGCGAGATAAATTATCTACTATAAGAGTTTATGAAAAGGATAAATATGGTACTGATGCTTTAATCTCAAAAGATAAATATAATCAAGTTCCTTTAGATGTTATTATAGCAGAACAGAAAGTTTACGGACTTACAATAAGAGTTAGAGGAATAATTAGAGAGTATAAAGACGGAAAATAATACATTTTATAGAATTATCAAAATCATAAAAAAAGAGATAGTAAAAATACTATCTCTTATTTTTTGATATGAAAACCAATTATTTGCTGGCTTCTAATTTATCATTTATTTCTTTAACTATACTATCTATAACTTCATCACTCATGCCATGTCCTCTGCATCCTTCTTCTAAACTTTCCCAGCTTGCAACATGACAGCCTACGCAATGAAGACCTCTGCCTGTCATTATTTCTACAGAATCAGGAAATATCTGTATAATTTCACCTATACTCATAGTTTTGTTTATCATATTTATTACCTCTTTTTTATTTTT contains:
- a CDS encoding DMT family transporter; this translates as MALFLLIGVMALSASAIFVKLANAPSSIIAFYRIFISFCFISVITISKKTSREELLSFSKKEIILSVISGFSLALHYFLWFQSLSLTSVASSTVIVTLQPLFAFIAGHFFFKEEYTKLAILGFIIAVMGSVIIGWGDFQISSKALLGDFIAFISAGLISTYFIIGQYTRKRLSALTWISLTYFSAFIFLGILSFIMHTPFTGYSLNTWINILGITFISTMLGQVIFTWLLKYFSATIISMTILGEAVGTCILGYFILHESISFKQFIGITVILAGIALFLWEKRKTISK
- a CDS encoding DUF3108 domain-containing protein translates to MKKYIFIIMVLISNIVFGYNQTFKVGEYIKYDVLAQVPEFNISGKVGTLEAKVLAISNVNGVPAYHLYAHVYTTGAANWVYKVSDIFEAWISTNDFKPIVLKKDTSEGDWTNKESLTFYDNYYLFNDKRTVDEKVEFEGMAFDALSLVFFMRFVDKNIGTFKVNWLEGKNVKKDIRFTIENGEDLKTKLERDKLSTIRVYEKDKYGTDALISKDKYNQVPLDVIIAEQKVYGLTIRVRGIIREYKDGK
- a CDS encoding DUF1858 domain-containing protein: MINKTMSIGEIIQIFPDSVEIMTGRGLHCVGCHVASWESLEEGCRGHGMSDEVIDSIVKEINDKLEASK